From a region of the Teredinibacter turnerae genome:
- a CDS encoding tetratricopeptide repeat protein — translation MRKHYSNTLLFLPIISLIGLSGCSSSTKHATVGDIDISGSRDSQAPVFVKPKSDAEIKEAYYDYVRNAAKADRSRQAAINRIAALELELTNKLLENSSTSDEALADKVYLQSLEKAADLLSTSLHDFPDAPNNDNTLYQYARTLDQLGRGGEAVEALTTLVDKHPDSEFYAEAQFRIAENAFASGDYLSAEDAYTEVLLTPTSDRFYEKSLFKRGWTRYKQELYREAVDDYLQALTFHGFSPESQLDTSEKELFDEYFRAIGLVFAHLNGAESLTDYFSDRPNFPYLYRTYKVVSDIYVGQQRFSDAAATLDQFISAHPDSASIPEAYLEIVSTWRRGNFIDQLHAEVEEIYLKLAPNADYWQEHNNGEALAKTSSALRAYVTELAYFHHGEYQKKPTRKNFEKSQLWYQRYLESYAKFAQQDKIHARYGDLLSAAGNTEAALKQYAIAAFDGDLVLDKKSAYATIAITNELYRNTQGSAKAAWMQDHLDYVQRYVTLYPSDTESLNLVSNATVLCFAEKQYEKAIEVSSLISLPSSAKQSFDILNTRARSYLNTNQFSDAEAAFTDTLALEGITSSQRKKLESSIALSIYRQAENARDTGDAVLAQSLFNRVSETAPGSELAPTALYDAGSLAFKDKSWQAAIFYLEKLQNNYPNQKYAKQTSRQLSVAYLNSKQTDKAASQFEALAKSDDTDEVKMTALWQAAKLYDEKNNTAGAIRSYRDYAHNYREPYPQNIEAMYRLTQLYEAQNEPQKRYFWQNKIRARDKRISAAKKTDRTIFIASTTVLDLALQKQREFQQIRLKEPLAVNLKRKKAAMQEAIKLFGQASAYDVTDITTRATYNIGEIYREFSQSLLTSERPKNLDATELEQYIILLEDQAFPFEEKSIEFYETNLSRVKNGIYNQWIEESHKKLISLFPVRFNKSPKLESSFDD, via the coding sequence ATGAGAAAACACTATTCTAACACGCTGCTCTTTCTACCTATCATATCCCTCATCGGGCTGTCTGGCTGCTCGAGTAGTACGAAACACGCGACAGTTGGGGATATCGATATCAGTGGCAGTCGCGACAGCCAAGCCCCTGTATTCGTAAAACCCAAGTCGGATGCGGAAATCAAGGAAGCTTATTACGACTATGTTAGAAATGCGGCAAAAGCAGATCGTTCTCGCCAGGCCGCAATTAACCGCATTGCCGCGCTCGAACTGGAGCTCACCAACAAGCTTCTAGAGAACTCCAGTACTAGCGACGAAGCCCTGGCAGACAAAGTGTACTTACAGTCGTTGGAAAAGGCCGCCGACCTACTTTCTACGTCTCTACACGACTTTCCTGACGCCCCAAATAATGACAATACGCTATACCAGTATGCTCGCACACTGGATCAGCTCGGACGCGGTGGCGAAGCTGTAGAAGCCCTAACAACCCTGGTCGATAAACACCCAGATTCTGAATTTTACGCAGAAGCCCAATTTCGAATTGCTGAAAATGCATTTGCGAGCGGTGACTACTTGAGCGCCGAGGACGCCTATACCGAGGTTCTACTCACGCCGACAAGTGACAGGTTCTATGAAAAATCGTTGTTTAAACGAGGTTGGACCAGGTACAAGCAGGAATTGTATCGCGAAGCTGTAGACGACTATCTTCAAGCACTTACCTTTCATGGCTTTTCACCAGAGAGCCAGCTTGATACATCTGAGAAGGAACTGTTTGACGAATACTTTCGCGCTATCGGCTTAGTGTTTGCCCATCTAAACGGTGCGGAAAGCCTGACTGACTACTTCTCAGACAGACCAAATTTTCCGTATTTGTATCGCACGTACAAAGTAGTTTCCGATATCTATGTGGGGCAACAGCGCTTCAGCGATGCGGCTGCGACATTGGATCAATTTATCTCAGCTCATCCTGATTCAGCATCAATACCGGAGGCCTATTTGGAGATCGTATCCACTTGGCGGCGCGGCAACTTTATCGATCAATTGCACGCGGAAGTTGAGGAAATTTATCTAAAACTGGCTCCAAATGCAGATTACTGGCAAGAACACAATAACGGTGAAGCACTAGCAAAAACATCAAGTGCGCTTCGTGCTTATGTTACTGAACTCGCCTACTTTCACCATGGTGAGTACCAAAAAAAACCGACCCGAAAAAATTTCGAGAAAAGCCAACTTTGGTATCAACGCTATCTTGAGAGCTACGCCAAATTTGCACAACAAGACAAAATTCACGCACGCTACGGAGATCTCCTCTCCGCAGCTGGTAATACTGAAGCTGCGTTGAAGCAGTATGCCATAGCTGCGTTTGATGGCGACTTAGTGTTGGACAAAAAATCGGCCTATGCCACTATCGCTATCACAAACGAGCTGTATCGAAACACTCAAGGAAGCGCAAAAGCGGCCTGGATGCAAGATCACCTCGACTATGTTCAACGCTACGTTACTCTCTATCCCAGCGATACCGAGTCTTTGAACTTGGTCTCTAATGCCACCGTATTATGCTTCGCGGAGAAGCAATATGAAAAGGCAATAGAAGTTTCGAGTTTAATTTCGCTACCGTCAAGCGCGAAACAATCCTTCGACATTCTGAACACACGGGCCAGATCATACCTAAACACAAATCAGTTCAGCGATGCCGAAGCGGCATTTACTGACACCCTGGCACTCGAAGGGATCACGTCATCACAGCGAAAAAAACTGGAAAGCAGTATCGCGCTTTCGATATACAGGCAAGCAGAAAATGCACGTGATACCGGAGACGCTGTGCTAGCGCAAAGTCTATTCAATAGGGTAAGCGAAACAGCGCCCGGATCAGAGCTGGCTCCCACTGCTTTATACGATGCTGGCAGCCTTGCATTTAAAGATAAGTCGTGGCAAGCGGCGATTTTTTATCTGGAAAAATTGCAGAACAATTACCCCAACCAAAAGTATGCTAAGCAGACGTCAAGACAACTTTCAGTCGCCTATTTAAACTCGAAGCAGACAGACAAAGCCGCCTCACAGTTCGAAGCACTCGCAAAATCTGACGATACAGACGAAGTGAAAATGACTGCCCTGTGGCAGGCGGCAAAACTCTATGATGAGAAAAATAATACCGCGGGTGCGATAAGGAGCTATAGGGATTACGCTCACAATTACCGCGAACCTTACCCGCAAAACATTGAAGCGATGTACCGACTTACGCAACTCTATGAGGCGCAAAACGAACCCCAAAAACGCTATTTTTGGCAAAACAAAATTCGCGCAAGGGACAAGCGTATCAGCGCCGCAAAAAAGACAGATCGTACAATTTTTATCGCCTCCACGACAGTGCTAGATTTGGCATTACAAAAACAGCGTGAATTTCAGCAAATTCGCCTAAAAGAACCTCTCGCCGTCAATCTAAAAAGAAAGAAGGCCGCGATGCAGGAGGCTATAAAATTATTCGGCCAGGCTTCAGCTTATGATGTTACCGACATAACGACTCGCGCCACCTATAATATTGGGGAAATCTACCGCGAATTCAGTCAATCGCTATTGACCTCGGAACGCCCTAAAAACCTTGACGCAACCGAATTAGAGCAATATATCATTTTACTTGAAGATCAGGCATTCCCATTCGAGGAGAAATCCATCGAATTTTACGAGACTAATCTTTCACGCGTTAAAAATGGTATTTATAACCAGTGGATTGAAGAGAGCCATAAAAAGCTGATTTCGTTATTCCCGGTACGCTTTAATAAATCTCCCAAACTAGAGTCTAGCTTCGATGATTAA
- a CDS encoding tetratricopeptide repeat protein, which translates to MINWQSFPIRSVLASLIVITLYGCASAPEQSSPAINPAQAVAPNLEQLTTKQASQLAQAKTQLNNGQYEEAKKILLKIHKSASNVSVLSNLALAYYKSGDLESAAKFVGKAIQIAPGQAQIHNLAGTINLDLRQFQKAEYAFKEALRLDGDYALAHYNLAILYDIYYQDVDSAYTHYLKYLALINYEDKQTLEWVDQLKYSITQE; encoded by the coding sequence ATGATTAATTGGCAGAGCTTTCCCATCCGATCAGTTTTGGCTTCACTAATTGTCATCACACTCTACGGGTGCGCATCCGCTCCCGAACAGTCATCCCCGGCTATAAACCCCGCTCAAGCCGTCGCTCCAAACCTGGAGCAACTCACTACCAAGCAAGCAAGCCAACTAGCGCAAGCAAAAACTCAGCTCAACAATGGCCAGTACGAAGAAGCAAAAAAAATATTATTGAAAATCCATAAAAGCGCCAGCAACGTTTCGGTGTTATCCAATCTGGCTCTTGCTTACTACAAATCGGGAGATCTTGAATCTGCCGCTAAATTTGTAGGAAAAGCCATTCAAATAGCGCCCGGTCAGGCGCAAATCCATAATCTTGCAGGGACAATAAATCTGGATCTGCGACAGTTCCAAAAAGCAGAATACGCTTTTAAGGAAGCACTGAGGCTCGACGGCGACTACGCGCTAGCGCACTACAATCTAGCAATACTCTATGATATTTATTATCAAGATGTTGACAGCGCATACACACACTACCTCAAGTACTTAGCCCTGATTAACTATGAGGACAAACAAACGCTCGAATGGGTTGATCAACTCAAATATTCAATAACTCAGGAATAG
- a CDS encoding TIGR02270 family protein — translation MNPFKKVLEQHVEDAAFLWVLRSAAVDQPHYLTNDIEALERRLSANLDGIVASLQRTWPLCCDATSFEEGGEAFVLAVTAFRSLEFEKIKFAVDFGVSNPNTFRGLVSALGWLPGSLCHDWVKKFFSSKELVHKYLAIAACSVRRENPGDYLNRILEREDCCAHDLLYSRSLRLIGELKLSSCAPFLEKALEADSKSVRFWSIWSSILLGRRHLAVYLEDYVMGDSPFRSRAVQLAFRTLPLEVAKAWISRLSQDETNLRWVIQATGILGDPHVVPWLLEISKNPRYSRIAGEAFGHITGIDLESHDLAISVPDITAFEADAEPDEINADENLPWPSYEKLSVVWQKYGHSFTPGKRFFMGKPLEKCDFRDTIINGYQRHRHAAALELALANPEHMLVNTAARTLPYID, via the coding sequence GTGAATCCTTTCAAAAAAGTGCTTGAGCAGCATGTAGAAGATGCTGCTTTTCTTTGGGTGTTGCGCTCAGCAGCTGTGGACCAGCCCCACTATCTCACAAATGATATTGAAGCTTTAGAACGTAGGTTGAGTGCAAACTTGGACGGCATTGTCGCCTCGTTACAGCGTACCTGGCCGCTGTGTTGTGATGCCACTAGCTTCGAGGAGGGTGGTGAGGCTTTCGTACTTGCAGTCACGGCGTTTCGAAGTTTAGAGTTTGAAAAAATTAAGTTTGCCGTGGATTTCGGGGTATCGAATCCGAATACCTTTCGAGGTTTGGTATCCGCTCTGGGTTGGTTGCCGGGGTCACTTTGTCACGATTGGGTTAAAAAATTCTTTTCCAGCAAAGAGCTCGTTCATAAATATCTTGCGATTGCCGCTTGTAGTGTGAGACGAGAAAATCCAGGTGACTACTTGAATCGAATTTTAGAGCGAGAAGACTGTTGCGCTCACGATTTACTCTATTCCAGGAGCCTGCGTTTAATCGGCGAACTGAAGTTATCCAGTTGCGCACCTTTTTTGGAAAAGGCCCTTGAGGCGGACAGTAAGAGTGTGCGCTTTTGGTCTATCTGGTCCAGTATATTGTTGGGCAGGCGCCATCTCGCGGTATATTTAGAAGACTATGTTATGGGCGATAGCCCCTTCCGCAGCAGGGCAGTCCAGCTAGCATTCAGAACACTTCCCTTAGAGGTTGCTAAGGCTTGGATATCCCGTCTTTCCCAGGATGAGACTAATCTGCGCTGGGTCATTCAGGCAACTGGAATTTTGGGTGATCCTCATGTAGTGCCCTGGTTGTTGGAAATATCCAAGAACCCTCGCTATTCCAGAATCGCAGGGGAAGCCTTCGGTCATATCACGGGTATAGATCTGGAAAGCCATGATCTCGCGATTAGTGTCCCGGACATTACAGCATTTGAAGCGGATGCGGAGCCAGACGAGATCAATGCGGACGAAAATTTACCCTGGCCAAGCTACGAAAAACTATCCGTGGTGTGGCAAAAGTACGGTCACAGTTTTACTCCTGGAAAGCGATTTTTTATGGGGAAGCCGCTGGAGAAATGCGATTTTCGTGACACGATCATCAACGGATATCAACGCCATCGACACGCTGCGGCACTGGAGCTTGCGCTTGCCAATCCAGAACACATGTTAGTGAACACAGCGGCGCGGACATTGCCTTATATTGATTAA
- a CDS encoding DUF4150 domain-containing protein has protein sequence MAQTTFANSRGIAHKGSGGQSIVFPDVCKTPVGPSIVPIPYPNIGFASDTDKGPKSVKTDKKMPMVKGAVYKKSTGDEAGVQKGIISGKTKGECEFMMYSFDVKFEGKNVCRMGDPLFHNKKNIMG, from the coding sequence TTGGCTCAGACAACTTTTGCAAACTCGCGCGGCATTGCTCACAAAGGGAGTGGGGGGCAAAGTATTGTATTCCCTGATGTGTGCAAAACTCCTGTGGGCCCGTCGATCGTGCCTATCCCATATCCTAACATCGGGTTCGCTTCTGATACCGATAAGGGCCCAAAGTCCGTTAAAACAGATAAAAAAATGCCGATGGTCAAGGGCGCTGTTTATAAAAAAAGTACGGGTGACGAAGCCGGTGTCCAGAAGGGAATCATCAGTGGTAAAACAAAAGGCGAATGTGAATTCATGATGTACTCCTTTGATGTAAAATTCGAGGGCAAGAATGTGTGTAGAATGGGCGACCCACTATTTCACAATAAGAAAAACATTATGGGGTAG
- a CDS encoding DUF2169 family type VI secretion system accessory protein, producing MFALLNRTPFSAAHTIYPNAEGVDTLQIIVRARFELVGTLTLTEQQPEPIDKDVYWGEPDASSLKFSSDYLLPKTATDILINGNAVAPEGIETRDMKVSFRIGALNHEIKVVGDRFWEAGEITSAEPFVTMPLRYENSFGGLCSGAAPEERFASNPVGKGYFRGKRPPDGLALPNIERVGSEITEYKHKPVPAGCGGIAPGWEPRAALAGTFDESWQRERAPFLPLDYDNRFANAATPDLRYPGFITGGEPIELSGLTAAGVIATQVPLVKLSAVVELAAGQEILPFNCETLHIETDECRFSMVWKAVYVAPRCQEKIRSAEVKMVK from the coding sequence ATGTTTGCCCTCCTGAATAGAACGCCGTTTTCCGCCGCCCATACTATTTACCCCAATGCGGAAGGTGTCGATACGCTTCAAATAATCGTTCGAGCGCGCTTCGAATTGGTAGGCACTCTCACTCTCACAGAGCAACAGCCCGAGCCGATCGACAAAGATGTCTATTGGGGAGAGCCCGATGCAAGCAGCCTGAAATTTTCGTCGGATTATCTGTTGCCAAAGACAGCTACGGATATTCTAATAAATGGAAATGCCGTGGCGCCCGAGGGCATAGAGACTCGGGACATGAAAGTTTCGTTTCGCATAGGCGCACTGAATCACGAGATAAAAGTGGTTGGAGATCGCTTCTGGGAGGCTGGCGAGATCACATCTGCAGAGCCCTTCGTCACTATGCCTCTTCGCTACGAAAATAGTTTCGGTGGCCTTTGTAGTGGGGCGGCACCCGAAGAGCGTTTCGCTAGTAATCCGGTAGGAAAGGGGTATTTTCGGGGTAAACGCCCTCCTGATGGATTAGCTCTGCCAAATATCGAGCGTGTCGGCAGCGAGATTACGGAGTACAAGCACAAACCTGTTCCTGCAGGTTGCGGGGGGATTGCACCGGGTTGGGAGCCTCGGGCCGCGTTGGCTGGCACTTTTGATGAGAGCTGGCAACGCGAGCGAGCGCCTTTCTTACCTTTGGACTACGATAATCGTTTTGCCAATGCGGCTACACCTGATCTTAGATATCCCGGGTTTATTACCGGAGGCGAGCCAATTGAGTTAAGCGGTCTGACGGCTGCCGGAGTCATTGCTACTCAAGTACCTTTAGTGAAGCTTTCAGCAGTTGTGGAACTTGCAGCAGGGCAAGAAATTTTGCCGTTCAATTGTGAAACCTTGCATATAGAAACGGATGAGTGCCGTTTTTCTATGGTGTGGAAGGCCGTTTACGTGGCGCCGAGGTGTCAGGAAAAAATCCGCTCAGCGGAAGTAAAAATGGTGAAATAG
- a CDS encoding DUF6484 domain-containing protein: MTDFFSKDTDELSSDELFHTAVQNLGVSEVLLGTYVGAGLDGHPEVAFEVDGLLFQKSSKTTVPLAPKDIGRQVVIMFLQDSGRQPVITGIVHNNLDAVLAFADPDIDKLGPQNAPLSPAGGEGELQVDGQDVERQLIEGQDEVVLKCGEASITLTKSGKIILRGKYILSRSSGVQRILGASVQVN, translated from the coding sequence GTGACGGATTTTTTTTCGAAAGATACCGATGAACTCTCAAGCGACGAGCTATTTCATACCGCGGTACAGAACTTAGGGGTCAGCGAAGTTCTTCTTGGTACTTACGTCGGCGCAGGTCTGGATGGCCATCCAGAGGTTGCTTTCGAAGTTGATGGTTTACTCTTTCAAAAGTCTTCAAAAACTACAGTACCCTTAGCTCCGAAGGATATCGGGCGCCAGGTGGTAATCATGTTTTTGCAAGATTCGGGTCGTCAGCCAGTGATAACAGGTATTGTTCACAATAATCTTGATGCTGTTCTTGCGTTCGCTGATCCTGACATAGATAAACTCGGCCCGCAAAATGCGCCACTATCGCCCGCGGGTGGTGAGGGCGAACTTCAAGTTGATGGTCAGGATGTAGAGCGGCAACTGATAGAAGGGCAGGACGAAGTCGTTCTCAAGTGTGGTGAAGCGAGTATAACCTTAACCAAGAGCGGCAAAATTATTTTGCGTGGGAAGTACATTTTAAGCCGATCTAGCGGGGTACAAAGAATTCTCGGCGCCTCAGTCCAAGTGAACTAA
- a CDS encoding type VI secretion system Vgr family protein, whose translation MGQFSQGNRLIQISQFSLADDTLLLTDFSGQELVSGLFDFHITCISEDLEINPDDIVGKTCTVTVNDKKGRDFNGFITSFVYGEVLGQGASATFREYRMRLSPWLWFLTQTNDHRIFQEKNTKEIVTSIFADLGFSDYEFKAEGGSAREYCIQHNESDFHFISRLLEEEGITYYFKHDSAKHTLVLVDQKNAFDAVTESEAEYSRGTSGDTHINQWQHLHQFRKGQWTLNDYNFKEPTKDLTANTISASKFAKNKNFEHYEYPGVYDFAKGADLAKIRMDSEEAGKNAVQGASNCASFYAGGRFSLGKHESAAEKGDYVLTSVIVQAHDHSYGLHDSTSSSYRNQFTCIPADIHIRPARVHTRPVMRGPQSAVVVGPSGEEIYLDEYNRVKVQFIWDREGKNDENSSCYLRVMQAWAGNQWGASFVPRIGHEVIVDFLDGDPDRPIITGSVYNGKNKPPFNSKTQSGFRTRSSKNGTGSNCNELRFDDKKGAEQIYVHAEMNLDTEVENDETHTVDHNRTKSIGDNEKSSIGKDRSKTVGKNESESIGENKDISVGKNHTESIGEDKKLEVGANHTETIGKNMTISVAKDLKESVDGTYVEKVTKEYGLSAKEITLKADKKITLQTGSAKIVMSSNGDIQISGKNITVKGSGKVVIKGSKTEIN comes from the coding sequence ATGGGCCAGTTCAGTCAAGGCAACCGCTTAATTCAAATTAGTCAGTTTTCGCTGGCCGACGACACTCTTTTACTTACTGACTTTAGTGGCCAGGAGCTGGTATCTGGGCTGTTCGACTTTCATATCACTTGTATTTCTGAAGATCTCGAAATAAATCCGGATGATATTGTAGGAAAGACATGTACGGTTACTGTTAACGACAAAAAAGGCCGCGATTTTAACGGATTTATCACTTCGTTCGTATACGGAGAAGTACTTGGCCAGGGCGCCAGCGCAACATTCCGCGAATACAGAATGCGGCTTTCTCCGTGGTTGTGGTTTCTTACTCAAACCAACGACCACCGAATTTTCCAGGAAAAGAACACAAAGGAAATTGTTACTTCTATATTTGCAGATCTCGGATTCTCCGACTATGAGTTTAAAGCAGAAGGTGGCAGTGCTCGAGAATATTGTATTCAGCACAATGAAAGTGATTTTCACTTTATTTCTCGCTTGCTCGAGGAAGAAGGGATTACTTATTACTTTAAGCACGACTCGGCGAAGCACACTCTCGTTCTTGTAGATCAAAAAAATGCCTTTGACGCGGTGACAGAATCAGAAGCCGAATACTCTCGTGGTACCTCGGGTGATACTCACATTAACCAGTGGCAACACTTGCATCAGTTTAGAAAGGGACAGTGGACGCTAAACGACTACAACTTCAAAGAGCCCACCAAAGACCTGACAGCGAATACTATTTCAGCCAGCAAATTTGCTAAAAACAAAAACTTCGAGCACTACGAATACCCGGGCGTATATGATTTTGCGAAAGGTGCTGATCTAGCGAAAATTCGCATGGATTCTGAAGAGGCTGGAAAAAACGCGGTACAAGGCGCCAGTAATTGTGCCAGCTTTTATGCAGGCGGAAGATTCTCCCTTGGTAAGCACGAGTCGGCGGCGGAAAAAGGCGACTATGTTCTTACGAGCGTTATTGTTCAGGCTCATGACCACAGCTATGGGCTACACGACAGTACGAGTTCGTCGTACCGAAATCAGTTCACATGTATCCCCGCAGACATACATATTCGGCCAGCGAGAGTACATACTCGACCGGTTATGCGTGGGCCTCAGTCCGCAGTGGTGGTCGGTCCATCGGGCGAAGAAATATATCTCGATGAATACAACCGTGTGAAAGTCCAGTTTATATGGGATCGGGAAGGTAAAAACGACGAAAACAGCTCTTGTTACCTGCGCGTAATGCAAGCCTGGGCCGGTAATCAGTGGGGCGCTTCGTTTGTCCCTCGTATCGGGCACGAGGTCATAGTTGATTTTTTGGATGGTGATCCTGATCGGCCGATAATTACCGGCTCTGTGTACAATGGTAAAAACAAACCGCCGTTCAACTCAAAAACCCAAAGCGGATTCAGAACTCGATCGTCCAAAAATGGCACGGGCTCTAATTGTAATGAATTAAGATTTGACGATAAAAAAGGCGCGGAACAGATATACGTTCACGCGGAGATGAATCTCGATACTGAGGTGGAAAACGACGAGACCCACACGGTAGACCACAATCGTACAAAGAGTATCGGTGACAACGAAAAATCGAGTATTGGAAAAGACCGTTCGAAGACTGTCGGCAAGAATGAATCTGAATCCATTGGTGAAAATAAGGATATATCTGTAGGTAAAAATCACACTGAATCCATCGGTGAAGACAAAAAGCTGGAAGTCGGGGCTAACCACACAGAGACTATCGGTAAGAACATGACGATCAGTGTGGCGAAAGACCTCAAAGAGAGCGTTGATGGGACCTATGTAGAGAAAGTGACCAAAGAGTATGGGCTCTCAGCAAAAGAAATAACGCTTAAGGCAGATAAAAAAATTACGCTACAAACAGGCTCTGCGAAAATTGTTATGTCTTCTAATGGCGATATCCAGATATCCGGAAAAAACATTACTGTGAAAGGGTCTGGCAAAGTCGTTATTAAGGGAAGCAAAACGGAAATTAACTAA
- a CDS encoding Hcp family type VI secretion system effector, with the protein MAIYIEWEGIEGNVTADGYSKHMSVDTFSFGVGRSITMEVGNCANREANRPAFSEITLTKLADNSCTSIFQEATSVSEGKKVVIKFVQTGSDKVTEFMTYTLTECLVSGYSVSANSEGDPLESITVSFCGIEVNYLDFDATNKSASPQRVGYDLKAAKPQ; encoded by the coding sequence ATGGCAATTTACATTGAGTGGGAAGGCATTGAAGGTAATGTAACTGCAGACGGTTACTCAAAGCATATGTCTGTAGATACATTCAGCTTCGGTGTTGGTCGTTCAATTACCATGGAAGTTGGTAATTGCGCGAACCGTGAAGCTAACCGACCAGCTTTCAGCGAAATCACTCTAACCAAGCTGGCCGACAACTCATGCACTTCAATTTTTCAGGAAGCAACAAGCGTTTCTGAAGGCAAAAAAGTCGTAATCAAGTTTGTTCAAACCGGTTCTGACAAGGTTACTGAGTTTATGACTTACACGCTGACCGAATGTCTGGTTAGCGGTTACAGCGTCTCCGCGAACTCAGAAGGCGACCCTCTCGAAAGCATCACTGTTAGTTTCTGTGGTATCGAGGTCAACTATCTCGACTTTGACGCAACCAATAAGAGCGCAAGCCCACAGCGTGTTGGTTACGATCTTAAGGCTGCCAAGCCCCAGTAA